One window of Candidatus Kapaibacterium sp. genomic DNA carries:
- the accD gene encoding acetyl-CoA carboxylase, carboxyltransferase subunit beta, which yields MAWFLRKKPNIEETQQRELPEGLWAKCPRCNAILYKKQLEEHLYTCPSCSYHFRIGSRQYIAFLLDDGSFQETHVELRSVDPLQFVDTKPYAKRLEDAYRTTGLNEAITTGFARLVGRPLVFGCMNFSFIGGSMGSVVGEKFRRAVHDAIEQRLPMVVICASGGARMQEGALSLMQMAKTAAALTQLAEARLPYITVLTDPTTGGVTASFAMLGDIILAEPGALIGFAGPRVIEQATKRKLPEGFQTAEFLLEHGFVDRVVHRKELRPVLAQLLELLC from the coding sequence ATGGCATGGTTCCTTCGAAAGAAGCCGAACATTGAGGAGACCCAACAGCGCGAGCTGCCCGAAGGCCTATGGGCGAAATGCCCACGCTGCAACGCCATCCTCTACAAGAAGCAACTCGAGGAGCACCTCTATACGTGTCCGTCGTGTAGCTACCACTTCCGCATCGGCAGCCGCCAGTACATCGCCTTCCTGTTGGATGATGGGAGCTTCCAAGAGACTCACGTGGAGCTGCGTTCCGTTGATCCCCTGCAGTTCGTGGACACTAAGCCGTATGCCAAGCGTCTGGAGGACGCCTACCGCACCACCGGTCTCAACGAAGCCATCACGACAGGGTTCGCTCGACTTGTCGGACGCCCGCTCGTCTTTGGCTGTATGAACTTCTCCTTCATCGGAGGCAGTATGGGCTCGGTGGTCGGAGAGAAGTTCCGCCGAGCCGTCCATGACGCTATAGAACAGCGCCTGCCAATGGTAGTCATCTGCGCCTCTGGCGGAGCGCGTATGCAAGAAGGAGCTCTCTCCCTGATGCAGATGGCAAAGACAGCAGCTGCTCTGACGCAGCTTGCAGAGGCTCGTCTGCCCTACATCACCGTGCTGACCGACCCGACAACCGGAGGCGTTACTGCCTCCTTTGCAATGCTCGGGGACATCATCCTGGCAGAGCCTGGTGCCCTCATCGGCTTCGCCGGACCTCGGGTTATAGAGCAAGCCACGAAACGGAAACTGCCCGAGGGGTTCCAGACAGCTGAGTTCTTGTT
- the fmt gene encoding methionyl-tRNA formyltransferase has product MRIVFMGTPHFAVPSLEALHREFGVELVITAPEKPQGRGLRFRPSPVKEAALRLGIPVWEPVSLRDPEFVQQFRAVEPDFIVVIAFRIVPPEVYGCARRAAFCVHPSLLPKLRGAAPIHWAIIRGETVTGVTSFLLEASVDTGPILLQREHPISDGTTYGELHDQLMPMAAELAVETLQGLLAETLHPCPQDHSQATTAPKLRPEDCHLRWDRPAEEVRRWIHGLSPEPGAWALLEGQRIRMLRARTVEASFGPPGTFRMTEDRFLIACAEGSVEILELQREGRRVMPAEAFLRGWRGGREGKLL; this is encoded by the coding sequence ATGCGTATCGTGTTCATGGGTACCCCGCACTTTGCCGTCCCAAGCCTGGAGGCACTCCACCGAGAGTTTGGGGTAGAGCTTGTCATCACAGCACCGGAGAAACCGCAAGGACGTGGGCTACGCTTCCGCCCTTCACCGGTTAAAGAAGCTGCGCTGCGGTTAGGCATACCCGTCTGGGAGCCTGTATCCCTACGGGATCCTGAGTTTGTCCAGCAGTTCCGCGCCGTCGAGCCTGACTTCATCGTTGTTATCGCTTTCCGGATCGTACCACCAGAGGTCTACGGCTGTGCGCGTCGCGCTGCTTTCTGTGTCCACCCAAGCCTCCTACCGAAGCTGCGCGGTGCAGCCCCAATCCATTGGGCCATCATCCGTGGCGAGACAGTCACCGGTGTGACGAGCTTCTTGCTGGAAGCTAGCGTAGATACTGGCCCCATTCTCCTCCAGCGGGAACACCCGATCTCTGACGGCACAACATATGGCGAGCTCCATGACCAGCTCATGCCCATGGCTGCTGAACTCGCCGTAGAAACGCTGCAAGGGCTATTGGCTGAAACTCTCCACCCATGCCCCCAAGACCACTCCCAGGCAACTACTGCACCCAAGTTACGCCCAGAGGATTGCCATCTCCGCTGGGATCGCCCAGCGGAAGAGGTCCGGCGCTGGATCCACGGACTCTCCCCAGAACCTGGCGCATGGGCTCTCTTGGAAGGGCAACGCATTCGAATGCTCCGAGCTCGAACAGTAGAAGCCTCCTTCGGTCCCCCTGGAACCTTCCGGATGACCGAAGATCGCTTCCTCATCGCTTGTGCTGAAGGCTCTGTAGAGATCTTGGAACTTCAGCGCGAAGGGCGCCGAGTAATGCCTGCAGAGGCCTTCCTCCGAGGCTGGCGAGGAGGGCGTGAGGGCAAGCTACTGTAA
- a CDS encoding undecaprenyl-diphosphate phosphatase encodes MGFWEAVVIGVVQGVTEFLPISSTAHVTLAGMLFGTEPQAMAQQWTAFLATIQLGSLAAVAWYFRADMLTIVKALGTGSERGCGRRLLTCIAIGSVPIGVLGLGLKPLIESPLTKEPLLIAGALVAVSGLMALAEWNGRGQRGIGQLRWWEALIIGTAQALALVPGSSRSGSTIAAAMLVGMARHEAARFSFLLSIPAIAASGLLEFNMLVSAPGVLGSWQALGASFGAAFLSSYVAIAFLLRYLRTHTLWAFIVYRLALAGAIGFYSLSHQ; translated from the coding sequence ATGGGTTTCTGGGAAGCCGTCGTAATCGGGGTTGTGCAGGGGGTGACGGAGTTTCTGCCGATTAGCAGTACGGCGCACGTCACGCTGGCGGGGATGCTCTTTGGAACGGAGCCGCAGGCAATGGCACAGCAATGGACGGCATTCTTGGCAACGATCCAACTCGGGAGCCTGGCGGCGGTTGCGTGGTACTTCCGGGCTGATATGCTGACGATCGTGAAGGCACTAGGGACGGGCTCAGAGCGTGGATGCGGACGGCGCTTGTTGACGTGCATAGCGATTGGCAGTGTCCCGATCGGAGTGCTTGGCCTTGGGTTGAAACCGCTCATAGAGAGTCCGCTAACGAAGGAGCCACTGCTCATTGCCGGGGCATTGGTGGCCGTCTCTGGACTCATGGCGCTGGCTGAGTGGAATGGACGCGGACAACGGGGAATAGGGCAGCTCCGCTGGTGGGAAGCGCTGATCATCGGGACAGCCCAGGCGCTAGCGCTCGTGCCGGGGAGCTCTCGCTCTGGCTCGACGATTGCGGCTGCTATGCTCGTCGGGATGGCTCGGCACGAAGCTGCCCGCTTCTCGTTCCTCCTCAGCATCCCGGCGATTGCCGCCAGCGGGCTGCTGGAGTTCAACATGCTCGTTTCAGCTCCTGGGGTGCTGGGTTCGTGGCAGGCGCTCGGAGCCAGCTTCGGTGCGGCTTTCCTGAGCAGCTATGTCGCAATTGCGTTCCTACTCCGCTACCTACGGACGCACACACTATGGGCCTTCATCGTCTACAGGCTGGCGCTTGCGGGCGCTATTGGCTTCTACAGTTTGTCACACCAGTGA
- a CDS encoding peptidylprolyl isomerase — protein sequence MGWWSVLVWMVVLLGCQRAQMQQSYNRGDTPAATSPSAAVTPAPQRADTPVITHIAVLRTSLGEITLGLYGEDAPKTVRNFVELSRRGYYDGVLFHRVARNFVIQAGDPLTKDPKQRARWGTGGTSIYGGEFEDELNPETPSYRLGYQLGTVAMANRGPNTNTSQFFICLERAVNLPKAYTIFGRVLEGMDVVRKIAAVPIDPGPFGPEDGTPKTPVVIESVQVREVRKGQ from the coding sequence ATGGGATGGTGGAGTGTTCTCGTGTGGATGGTTGTGCTCCTTGGGTGCCAACGGGCGCAGATGCAGCAGTCGTACAATCGTGGCGACACTCCAGCGGCGACATCGCCTTCTGCGGCTGTAACGCCAGCGCCACAGCGGGCGGATACCCCTGTCATCACGCACATTGCCGTGCTGCGGACCTCGCTCGGTGAGATTACGCTGGGGCTCTACGGCGAAGATGCTCCGAAGACCGTGCGCAACTTCGTGGAGCTGTCGCGCCGTGGCTACTACGACGGAGTGCTCTTCCACCGCGTGGCCCGCAACTTCGTCATCCAGGCAGGGGACCCGCTGACGAAGGACCCTAAGCAGCGAGCCCGCTGGGGAACGGGCGGGACGAGCATCTATGGCGGCGAATTCGAGGACGAGCTCAATCCGGAAACCCCCAGCTACCGCCTCGGGTATCAGCTCGGCACCGTTGCGATGGCCAATCGCGGTCCCAACACGAACACAAGCCAGTTCTTCATCTGCCTAGAGCGAGCCGTCAACCTCCCGAAGGCATACACCATCTTTGGGCGTGTGCTGGAGGGGATGGACGTGGTGCGGAAGATCGCCGCGGTTCCCATAGATCCCGGTCCTTTTGGGCCCGAGGACGGTACCCCGAAGACGCCGGTGGTGATTGAGTCGGTGCAGGTACGAGAGGTCCGCAAAGGACAGTAG
- the leuS gene encoding leucine--tRNA ligase: MGYPFAEIEPKWQRWWEEQGLYRVEERPELPKFYVLDMFPYPSAAGLHIGHPEGYTATDIVARYKRMCGYNVLHPIGFDAFGLPTERYSMQTGIPPQVATEQNVANFRRQLKMLGFSYDWSREIITTDPRYYKWTQWMFTLIYNSWYDPEQQRARPISELPLPEGLRDPLEIQAYQDQFRLAYLATMPVNWCPELGTVLANEEVDEWREKGYTVERRSLQQWMLRITAYAERLLQDLELLKWPESTIEMQRNWIGKSLGAEIFFPVVGQPGLQIRIFTTRPDTLFGATFLILAPEHPLVESLTTPEQRPFVVEYQQQVARQLESERLQERPKTGVFTGAYALHPATGAQLPIWIADYVLPHYGSGAIMAVPGHDERDHAFARTFGLPIRQVVRPADGSPWDITEAAFTDDGVAVNSSAEGISLDGLPTPEAKERIIQWLEASGHGRRAVTYKLRDWLFSRQRYWGEPIPILYYDDGTRRALDLDELPLLLPERVSFMPTGKPESPLAALTDWVYIRDPKTGRPARRETNTMPQWAGSCWYYLRYLDPHNDSWFCDPAKERYWMQPHGVDLYIGGAEHAVLHLLYARFWHKVLYDYGYVSTPEPFHRLFHQGLILGEDGRKMSKSLGNVINPDDVVAQYGADALRLFEMFLGPLEATKPWSTRGIEGIARFLNRVWRLFVEEDGSLSPAVCDDPLTEEQEFLLHSTIKKVREDIEALRFNTAIAQMMVFVGEVSHMPRRPRALLEPFLLCLAPFAPHIAEELWHRLGHTDSIVIQRFPDYDPQKATPRQVEIVFQVNGKVRAKVQLPFGTDEQELRRYAMDHPNVQRFIAGRKVLQTIVVPNRLVNIVVE; encoded by the coding sequence ATGGGCTACCCGTTCGCAGAGATTGAGCCGAAGTGGCAGCGGTGGTGGGAAGAACAGGGCCTCTACCGTGTTGAGGAGCGCCCTGAGTTGCCGAAGTTCTACGTGCTGGACATGTTCCCCTACCCCAGTGCCGCTGGGCTTCACATAGGGCATCCCGAAGGCTACACAGCAACCGATATCGTGGCCCGCTACAAGCGCATGTGCGGCTACAATGTCCTCCACCCAATTGGATTCGATGCCTTCGGGCTCCCGACCGAGCGGTACTCCATGCAGACAGGGATTCCGCCGCAGGTAGCCACCGAGCAGAACGTAGCCAACTTCCGCCGCCAGCTGAAGATGCTGGGCTTCAGCTACGACTGGTCACGCGAGATCATCACCACCGATCCGCGGTACTACAAGTGGACGCAGTGGATGTTCACGCTCATCTACAACTCCTGGTACGACCCCGAGCAGCAGCGTGCCCGTCCAATTAGCGAACTCCCACTCCCTGAAGGACTCCGCGATCCCTTAGAGATCCAGGCCTACCAGGACCAATTCCGGCTGGCCTACCTTGCAACGATGCCTGTCAACTGGTGTCCGGAGCTCGGCACCGTCCTGGCAAATGAGGAGGTGGATGAATGGCGCGAGAAGGGGTATACGGTCGAGCGTCGTTCCCTACAGCAATGGATGCTGCGGATTACGGCCTACGCTGAACGACTCCTCCAAGACCTGGAGCTCCTGAAGTGGCCAGAGTCTACCATCGAGATGCAGCGGAACTGGATTGGCAAGAGCCTCGGAGCCGAGATCTTCTTTCCCGTCGTCGGACAGCCAGGACTCCAAATCCGCATCTTCACCACGCGCCCAGATACGCTCTTTGGCGCCACGTTCCTGATCCTTGCCCCCGAGCATCCGCTCGTGGAGAGCCTTACCACTCCCGAACAACGCCCATTCGTCGTCGAGTACCAACAGCAGGTAGCACGCCAGTTAGAGTCGGAGCGCCTCCAAGAGCGTCCTAAGACGGGCGTCTTCACCGGTGCCTATGCCCTTCACCCAGCCACAGGGGCACAGCTACCGATCTGGATTGCCGATTACGTCCTGCCTCACTACGGCAGCGGCGCCATCATGGCAGTACCGGGGCACGACGAGCGCGACCACGCCTTCGCCCGTACTTTCGGACTCCCCATCCGACAGGTCGTCAGACCGGCCGACGGAAGCCCCTGGGACATTACGGAAGCCGCCTTCACTGACGACGGGGTTGCCGTGAACTCCTCCGCCGAAGGCATCTCCCTGGATGGACTACCAACCCCAGAAGCCAAAGAGCGGATCATCCAGTGGCTGGAAGCCTCTGGACACGGACGCCGCGCCGTCACGTACAAGCTCCGCGATTGGCTATTTTCCCGCCAGCGGTACTGGGGCGAGCCGATCCCAATCCTCTACTATGATGACGGAACCCGCCGCGCCTTAGACTTGGACGAACTCCCGCTCCTCCTACCCGAGCGAGTCTCCTTCATGCCTACGGGCAAACCCGAATCCCCGCTGGCAGCACTCACAGACTGGGTCTACATCCGCGATCCCAAGACAGGCCGGCCTGCCCGGCGCGAAACCAACACAATGCCGCAATGGGCAGGTTCCTGCTGGTACTACCTCCGCTACCTCGATCCCCACAACGACTCCTGGTTCTGCGATCCAGCCAAAGAGCGCTACTGGATGCAGCCCCACGGCGTGGACCTCTACATCGGCGGAGCCGAACACGCTGTCCTCCACCTCCTCTACGCCCGCTTCTGGCACAAGGTACTCTACGACTATGGCTACGTCTCCACTCCAGAGCCCTTCCACCGGCTCTTCCACCAAGGACTCATCCTTGGCGAGGACGGCCGGAAGATGTCCAAATCGCTCGGGAATGTCATCAACCCCGACGACGTCGTCGCTCAGTATGGGGCCGACGCCCTCCGGCTGTTCGAGATGTTCCTGGGACCGCTGGAGGCCACCAAACCCTGGTCAACTAGGGGCATTGAGGGGATTGCCCGCTTCCTGAACCGTGTCTGGCGCCTCTTCGTCGAAGAGGATGGCTCGCTGAGCCCCGCCGTCTGCGACGATCCACTGACGGAGGAACAAGAGTTCCTGCTCCACAGCACCATCAAGAAAGTCCGCGAGGACATCGAGGCCCTGCGCTTCAACACGGCGATAGCTCAGATGATGGTCTTCGTCGGGGAAGTCTCCCACATGCCTCGGCGGCCCCGAGCGTTGCTGGAACCCTTCCTCCTCTGCCTCGCCCCGTTTGCTCCCCACATCGCCGAGGAGCTCTGGCACCGACTCGGGCACACGGATTCCATCGTCATCCAGCGCTTCCCCGACTATGACCCGCAGAAGGCCACCCCACGCCAGGTTGAGATTGTCTTCCAAGTCAACGGCAAGGTGCGGGCGAAGGTCCAGCTTCCCTTCGGCACAGATGAACAGGAACTGCGGCGCTACGCCATGGACCATCCCAACGTGCAGCGGTTCATTGCTGGCCGGAAGGTCCTCCAGACGATTGTAGTCCCGAACCGACTCGTCAACATCGTTGTGGAATGA
- a CDS encoding RluA family pseudouridine synthase, which yields MEAVKPSAVTVLYSDEDIIVVNKPPGMLSIPDRFRKDLPTVRGALERRFGQVYVVHRLDKDTSGVMLFARTAEAHRALCRQFEYRRVEKCYHAVLSGILEKDELEVDFPLLPDPRRPGRMIPSARGKEARTRIQVLQRFRIATYVECSLTTGRMHQVRVHCAAIGHPLLVDPEYGGAAAFFLSSIKRRYKLAADEVELPLLRRVPLHASALGFEHPRTGAFLRLEAPLPKDFRALLHALQKYAPYSSDWLQPILKGRAPEFDGGTP from the coding sequence ATGGAGGCGGTGAAGCCATCTGCAGTCACGGTCCTCTACAGCGATGAGGACATCATCGTGGTGAACAAGCCCCCTGGAATGCTGAGCATCCCGGACCGCTTCCGTAAGGACCTGCCAACGGTCCGGGGCGCGTTAGAGAGGCGCTTCGGGCAGGTCTACGTTGTGCATCGCTTGGATAAGGATACCAGCGGTGTCATGCTCTTTGCCCGTACGGCGGAAGCCCATCGGGCACTGTGCCGACAGTTCGAGTATCGGCGGGTAGAGAAGTGCTACCACGCTGTCCTCAGCGGCATTTTGGAGAAAGACGAGCTGGAGGTGGATTTTCCCCTCTTGCCTGACCCCCGACGTCCTGGGCGGATGATCCCTTCGGCTCGCGGGAAAGAGGCGCGAACACGGATTCAGGTCCTCCAGCGGTTCCGGATTGCCACCTATGTGGAGTGCTCTCTCACCACTGGTCGGATGCACCAGGTACGGGTCCACTGCGCGGCGATTGGCCACCCTCTGTTAGTAGATCCGGAGTATGGGGGTGCGGCTGCCTTCTTCCTCTCCAGCATTAAGCGCCGCTACAAGCTGGCTGCCGATGAGGTAGAGCTCCCTCTCCTGAGGCGTGTTCCCCTCCACGCTTCCGCGTTAGGGTTTGAACACCCCCGTACGGGCGCTTTCCTGCGGCTGGAAGCCCCGCTGCCGAAGGACTTCCGTGCCCTCCTCCATGCTCTGCAGAAGTATGCTCCGTACAGTTCTGACTGGTTGCAGCCGATACTCAAGGGAAGGGCTCCAGAATTCGATGGAGGGACTCCGTAG
- the folP gene encoding dihydropteroate synthase → MARQFPQIMGVVNVTPDSFSDGGLYVEPQAAIEHALRLVEEGADILDIGGESTRPGAEPVPVEEELRRVIPVVEGIRRYQREIPISIDTTKYEVAAAALAVGATMLNDISALRFDPRIGELAAEHDVPLVLMHMQGTPRTMQENPQYGDVVAEVKAFLQERIAHARALGVRRIIADVGIGFGKTVEHNWELLRRHREFLSLGVPMLLGISRKSFLGKTLGIEDPRQRDCATALLHALLLDSGVSIVRVHNVALMAQLRHLWQCLQGREGEQVEGQELPAYGNAH, encoded by the coding sequence ATGGCACGGCAGTTTCCGCAGATTATGGGCGTAGTGAACGTCACGCCGGACTCCTTCTCCGACGGTGGCCTCTACGTCGAGCCTCAGGCTGCTATCGAGCACGCGCTGCGGCTCGTAGAGGAGGGGGCCGATATCCTGGACATTGGGGGCGAGAGCACTCGTCCCGGGGCTGAGCCGGTGCCAGTTGAGGAGGAGCTGCGGCGTGTTATCCCGGTTGTAGAAGGCATTCGGCGATACCAGCGCGAAATTCCGATTTCGATTGACACGACGAAGTACGAAGTAGCGGCGGCGGCCCTCGCTGTTGGGGCCACGATGCTCAACGACATCAGCGCTCTGCGCTTCGATCCTCGGATTGGCGAGCTGGCTGCCGAGCACGACGTCCCGTTGGTGCTCATGCACATGCAGGGGACTCCGCGGACCATGCAGGAGAATCCGCAGTATGGCGATGTTGTTGCCGAAGTCAAGGCCTTCCTGCAGGAGCGGATTGCACACGCTCGGGCTCTGGGAGTGCGGCGCATCATCGCCGACGTGGGAATCGGGTTCGGGAAGACAGTGGAGCACAACTGGGAGCTTCTACGGCGACATCGGGAGTTCCTCAGTCTTGGGGTGCCGATGCTGTTGGGAATTTCTCGGAAGTCGTTCCTTGGCAAGACGCTGGGGATAGAGGATCCCCGGCAGCGTGACTGCGCCACAGCATTACTCCATGCGCTCTTGCTGGACAGCGGTGTTTCGATTGTCCGTGTCCACAACGTGGCTCTCATGGCGCAGTTGCGGCACCTGTGGCAGTGCCTCCAGGGGAGGGAGGGTGAGCAAGTAGAAGGACAGGAGCTACCGGCTTATGGCAACGCTCATTGA
- a CDS encoding sulfite exporter TauE/SafE family protein, whose product MQPLLIGGIAGLASGLFGIGGAIIATPLLRLSGVEPLVALATPLPGVIPTALAGAVAYWRHGLVRWETAAWILLGGLPTTVVGALTTRIVGGQSLMLLTGLLLCLVGLRFLWESRGIHPLPEATEALVASPSWALLVGIGAITGFLGGLLAIGGGIILVPALTLLLGFPLKQALATSLVCVAGLALPGALVHTWLGHIRADVLLPFLAGSIPLSYLGGSLAVRLPSRQLRLLYGLATIAFAVYFLWTQWRG is encoded by the coding sequence ATGCAACCGCTGCTCATTGGGGGAATTGCAGGGTTGGCCTCAGGGCTCTTCGGAATCGGAGGCGCCATCATCGCTACGCCATTGCTACGCCTCTCAGGAGTAGAGCCGCTGGTGGCCTTAGCAACCCCGCTTCCTGGAGTCATCCCGACAGCACTTGCCGGTGCCGTAGCATACTGGCGCCATGGCCTTGTTCGGTGGGAGACTGCAGCCTGGATTCTTCTTGGTGGATTGCCGACAACCGTTGTTGGAGCTCTAACCACCCGCATCGTCGGAGGGCAGAGCCTTATGCTCTTGACAGGACTGCTGCTCTGCTTGGTAGGATTGCGCTTCCTCTGGGAATCCCGGGGTATACACCCACTCCCAGAGGCTACAGAGGCCCTTGTTGCCAGCCCGTCTTGGGCCCTCCTCGTCGGGATTGGTGCCATCACTGGGTTCCTGGGAGGACTACTGGCTATCGGAGGTGGGATTATCCTCGTGCCAGCGCTGACCCTACTCCTTGGCTTCCCGTTGAAGCAGGCGCTGGCAACCTCTCTGGTGTGCGTCGCCGGACTGGCTCTGCCGGGAGCACTCGTCCACACATGGTTAGGGCACATCCGAGCAGACGTTCTGCTCCCCTTTCTGGCAGGTAGCATTCCCCTATCGTACCTCGGCGGGAGCTTAGCTGTCCGTCTGCCCTCTCGCCAGCTTCGGCTCCTCTACGGCCTCGCCACAATCGCCTTCGCAGTGTACTTCCTCTGGACGCAGTGGAGGGGGTAG
- the folD gene encoding bifunctional methylenetetrahydrofolate dehydrogenase/methenyltetrahydrofolate cyclohydrolase FolD: MATLIDGRAVAAELRAQLRQKVEQLWQERGIRPGLALLLVGDNPASQVYVRSKAKACQEVGFLSIVEHLPADTPQQVVFDYIARWNEREDIHGILVQLPLPKQIEEQEVLLRIVPWKDVDGFHPENVGRLVLGLPCFVPCTPAGILELLRRYVGPLSGKHVVVVGRSNIVGKPVANLLMQKTPDANAIVTVCHTGARDLAQYTRQADVLIVAMGVAGAIGAEHVKEGVVVIDVGINRIVDPASGKERLVGDVRFEEVFPKAAAITPVPGGVGPMTIAMLLWNTYRAATGEVWRR; encoded by the coding sequence ATGGCAACGCTCATTGATGGTCGGGCTGTAGCGGCAGAACTTCGGGCGCAGTTGCGGCAGAAGGTGGAGCAACTGTGGCAGGAGCGCGGTATTCGGCCGGGTTTGGCCTTGCTCCTGGTCGGGGATAACCCCGCCTCGCAGGTCTACGTGCGTTCGAAGGCGAAGGCGTGCCAGGAGGTGGGGTTCCTTTCCATTGTGGAGCATCTGCCGGCAGACACCCCACAGCAGGTCGTGTTCGACTACATTGCGCGTTGGAACGAGCGAGAGGACATCCACGGGATTCTGGTACAATTGCCGCTGCCGAAGCAGATTGAGGAGCAGGAAGTGCTGCTCCGTATTGTCCCGTGGAAGGACGTTGACGGCTTCCATCCGGAAAACGTCGGACGGCTGGTACTCGGCCTGCCTTGTTTTGTGCCCTGCACGCCCGCTGGAATTTTGGAGCTGCTGCGGCGATACGTCGGTCCGCTCTCGGGCAAGCACGTGGTTGTCGTTGGGCGTAGCAACATCGTCGGCAAGCCAGTGGCGAACCTGCTCATGCAGAAGACGCCGGATGCAAATGCAATCGTGACGGTCTGCCACACGGGTGCACGCGATCTGGCGCAGTACACGCGCCAAGCCGATGTGCTCATCGTAGCAATGGGTGTTGCTGGCGCGATTGGCGCGGAGCACGTCAAGGAAGGGGTTGTCGTCATTGATGTTGGCATCAACCGCATCGTAGACCCTGCCTCCGGCAAGGAGCGGCTCGTCGGGGATGTTCGGTTCGAGGAGGTCTTTCCTAAAGCCGCGGCAATTACGCCAGTACCCGGCGGGGTTGGTCCGATGACGATTGCAATGCTCTTGTGGAACACTTACCGAGCGGCTACCGGTGAGGTATGGAGGCGGTGA